In the genome of Ctenopharyngodon idella isolate HZGC_01 chromosome 19, HZGC01, whole genome shotgun sequence, one region contains:
- the setdb1a gene encoding histone-lysine N-methyltransferase SETDB1-A isoform X2: protein MSSGKDDNLLRMTKDDLQRWIQAEVERNPHLAQRREQLAQVEEWVKQREKESTYTRLLYSNACESVFECESVMKGLYGMLGLDYRDEDSEEEGGGGPQDVIHITDDDEENRQENSVCNGDDDDDDDIVVIDLGATKETLEPMLEKVTMAIQKSSRLVQDLVQMVNKTSSISTGSPSSDISNRPSSTSTPETSCSESVTPKLEMMNNSIAIVKTESLLKVPEMSSFLSNSGQCKSFASYNSDSRPAIKTEPQLTALTPWEMSISKQHDTTASHNHTSIRLIKTEPQMTELTPWEKNISKHKTAASQIKTEPQLTAVTPSEMSLIPRKRPETIVSANSGSIATIKSEPHLTIIKPEMSSPQSNSKRFEMLSGYNLASIAEIKTEPQIKAVTPEINLLESDFEQSDILNSEFKLKLSKTVEIPSLSGHSEQLKTSAGHNLETDNNETDPHVTPETPLEMSSTIASADTACLEINQAEPESTTTTSEVSQSVSKETENIASDDTTLIETNQTEPEATTVTSPDVSPLPSDSEEPETIASCDLESMDKTEKPTTRSKSAKPSVSTTSPTARLRSSKNSTSVTSTSSPKKGTTKAPSPAKSIDEPSDTEDQPASPIPSDEPPESPSKPPPNQTPTTDETTRNDASAEPSKDKKSSKSSSKSSKSSQAHKEMILKVSMGVLGKRKPNVWCQGTVEEVQTTEKGHKYKVEFKKGKQILLPAHHVAPAKPPVLKDLFVGCRVVASYKDDKGKILYNGAVLVELPERKNRMRFMVFYDDGKAAYLALPDIHVVCKQLKKVWRDIEDEACRSQVKEYLRVYPNPIAVVLRIGQDTRAVRNDKFESCTVLQLDGSLIQICFKKDNQKEWIYKGSDKLEHIVNIKKRLSKEKPQQTALQKTQQLPQQKTQQSPQQKSQEAPQQKTQQPAKTGNAMPQHNTTSSSTKVASATVTSTTVTSADETPARVTRQSTVTKTPSISPQNIMSAAFQPKVILQKLSKLSLVLPAVGVSKGKSATAISTSNLRSAKRPAPDEEEEYVSEEEEHVSEQEQYKSIYLYHRCCPACLDGVRPSQADMHRGQNPLLIPLLFKFRRMTARRRIDGKVFFHIFYRSPCGRSLCDMQEVQEYLFETRCDFLFLEMFCMDPFVLVNRARPPSTSTGQPHLYLPDISEGKEVVPVPCVNEVDNTLAPNVTYTKDRSPAPGVNINTSLDFLIGCDCTDGCRDRSKCACHQLTIEATSLCSGGPVDVSAGYTHKRLPTSLPTGVYECNPLCRCDPRMCSNRLVQHGMQLRLELFMTQHKGWGIRCRDDVAKGTFVCVFTGKIVNEDKMNEDDTVSGNEYLANLDFIEGVEKLKEGYESEAYCSDTEVESNKKTITMKTGPLWKNTLYQEDSSSGEEREEPMELATEQEEMEVCDESLGETKLSHKPHEAFKDAQRKVTKQIREDGQVTSGPKRCFAIKSSQRRVKPLETTDAQNEKTRTALHANNTRRLFNDEETCYIIDARQEGNLGRYINHSCSPNLFVQNVFVDTHDLRFPWVAFFASKRIKAGTELTWDYNYEVGSVEGKVLLCCCGSLRCTGRLL from the exons CCACCAAAGAAACCTTGGAACCAATG cttGAAAAGGTGACTATGGCCATTCAGAAGTCATCCAGACTCGTTCAGGACTTAGTCCAGATGGTGAACAAAACTTCCTCCATAAGCACTGGATCACCATCATCCGACATCAGCAACAGACCTTCATCGACCTCGACCCCTGAGACCAGCTGTTCTGAATCTGTCACGCCAAAATTGGAAATGATGAACAACTCGATTGCGATAGTTAAGACAGAATCTTTGTTGAAAGTACCTGAAATGTCCTCATTTCTCAGCAATTCGGGACAATGCAAATCTTTTGCCAGTTATAATTCAGATTCTAGACCAGCAATTAAGACTGAACCTCAACTGACAGCATTAACCCCTTGGGAAATGAGCATTTCAAAACAACACGACACCACTGCTAGTCATAACCATACATCCATACGATTAATTAAGACGGAACCTCAAATGACAGAATTAACACCTTGGGAAAAgaacatttcaaaacacaaaactgCTGCTAGTCAAATTAAGACTGAACCTCAGTTGACAGCAGTGACTCCTTCAGAAATGTCTTTGATTCCTAGGAAACGACCAGAAACTATTGTCAGTGCTAATTCTGGATCCATTGCAACAATAAAATCTGAGCCTCACTTGACAATAATAAAGCCAGAAATGTCTTCGCCTCAAAGTAATTCAAAACGTTTTGAAATGCTTTCCGGTTATAATTTAGCATCCATTGCAGAAATTAAGACTGAACCTCAGATAAAAGCAGTAACTCCTGAGATTAATTTGCTTGAAAGCGATTTTGAACAGTCAGACATTCTGAATTCAGAATTCAAACTTAAATTATCAAAGACTGTTGAAATCCCTTCACTTTCAGGCCATTCAGAACAATTGAAAACTAGTGCGGGTCATAATTTAGAGACTGATAATAATGAGACTGATCCTCATGTGACACCAGAGACCCCTTTAGAAATGTCTTCAACTATTGCCAGTGCCGATACAGCGTGCTTAGAAATAAACCAGGCTGAGCCCGAGTCGACCACAACGACTTCTGAAGTGTCGCAGAGCGTTTCTaaagaaactgaaaatattGCCAGTGACGATACAACATTAATTGAAACAAACCAGACTGAGCCTGAGGCGACCACAGTGACTTCTCCTGATGTGTCACCCTTGCCAAGCGATTCTGAAGAACCTGAAACTATTGCCAGTTGTGATTTGGAATCTATGGACAAGACAGAAAAGCCAACAACAAGGAGCAAATCTGCTAAACCTTCTGTGTCCACAACAAGTCCAACAGCCAGGCTGAGATCTTCAAAAAACTCTACGTCTGTTACCAGCACTTCCAGCCCCAAAAAAGGAACAACAAAGGCACCATCACCTGCAAAGAGTATTGATGAACCCTCTGACACAGAGGACCAGCCTGCTAGTCCTATACCCAGTGATGAACCCCCTGAATCACCCTCCAAACCACCTCCAAACCAAACTCCAACTACTGATGAGACCACCCGCAATGATGCTTCTGCTGAACCTTCCAAAGATAAAAAAA GTTCCAAGTCTTCATCCAAGTCTTCCAAGTCTTCCCAAGCACATAAAGAGATGATCCTCAAGGTCAGCATGGGAGTTTTGGGGAAAAGGAAACCCAACGTGTGGTGTCAAGGAACAGTAGAAGAAGTCCAAACGACTG agAAGGGCCACAAATATAAGGTGGAATTTAAGAAGGGTAAACAGATTCTGTTGCCTGCTCATCATGTGGCCCCTGCAAAGCCTCCTGTGCTTAAGGATTTGTTTGTTGGTTGTCGTGTTGTGGCCAGCTACAAAGATGATAAAGGAAAGATCTTGTATAATGGTGCCGTGCTGGTTGAGCTTCCTGAGCGCAAGAATCGCATGAG GTTCATGGTGTTTTATGATGATGGCAAGGCAGCGTATCTGGCACTGCCAGACATTCATGTTGTCTGCAAACAAT TGAAAAAGGTGTGGAGGGACATCGAGGATGAGGCATGTCGGTCGCAGGTGAAGGAATATCTCCGTGTCTATCCCAACCCCATTGCTGTGGTACTTCGCATAGGGCAAGACACCAGGGCAGTGCGAAATGACAAGTTTGAGTCCTGCACGGTGCTTCAGTTGGATGGCAGCCTGATCCAGATCTGCTTTAAG aaAGACAATCAAAAAGAGTGGATTTATAAAGGATCAGACAAGTTGGAACACATTGTAAATATCAAGAAACGTCTTTCTAAAGAGAAACCGcaacaaactgctctacagaagACTCAACAATTGCCTCAACAGAAAACTCAACAATCACCTCAACAGAAATCGCAAGAAGCGCCTCAACAGAAAACTCAACAGCCTGCTAAAACAG GAAATGCCATGCCTCAGCACAACACAACCTCCTCCTCGACAAAAGTTGCCTCAGCAACTGTTACTTCAACGACTGTCACCTCAGCAGATGAGACTCCCGCACGTGTGACCCGACAATCCACAGTCACCAAAACACCATCTATCTCCCCTCAAAATATCATGTCGGCAGCTTTCCAACCGAAGGTCATCCTCCAGAAGTTGTCTAAGCTCTCGCTCGTCTTACCAGCTGTCGGTGTGTCAAAGGGTAAATCTGCTACAGCAATCAGTACCTCAAATTTAAG AAGTGCAAAACGACCCGCCCCTGATGAGGAAGAAGAGTATGTTTCTGAGGAAGAAGAGCATGTTTCAGAGCAAGAGCAGTACAAGTCTATATACTTGTATCATCGCTGTTGTCCAGCATGTCTGGATGGGGTAAGACCGTCTCAGGCAGACATGCATCGTGGTCAGAATCCTCTTCTTATCCCATTGCTTTTTAAGTTTCGGCGAATGACTGCTCGGAGGCGCATCGATGGAAAG gtgtttttccacattttttatCGTTCTCCATGTGGGCGGAGCCTTTGTGACATGCAGGAAGTTCAAGAATACTTGTTTGAAACACGGTGTGACTTTCTCTTCCTGGAAATGTTCTGTATGGACCCGTTTGTCCTTGTTAATCGTGCCCGACCCCCTTCCACATCAACCGGCCAGCCTCACCTCTACCTGCCGGACATCTCAGAGGGTAAAGAGGTGGTGCCGGTGCCCTGTGTTAATGAAGTGGACAATACGCTTGCTCCTAATGTCACTTACACCAAAGACAGAAGTCCAGCCCCAGGTGTTAACATCAATACAAGCTTAGATTTCTTGATCGGCTGTGACTGCACAGATGGCTGTCGGGACAg GTCGAAGTGCGCATGCCACCAGCTGACCATTGAGGCCACGTCCTTATGCAGTGGCGGTCCAGTAGATGTTAGTGCTGGATACACACACAAGAGGTTGCCAACAAGCTTGCCAACAGG GGTATATGAGTGTAACCCTCTGTGCCGCTGTGACCCAAGAATGTGCAGCAACAGGCTGGTTCAGCACGGTATGCAGCTGCGGCTGGAGCTCTTCATGACACAACACAAGGGATGGGGCATCCGCTGCAGGGATGATGTGGCCAAGGGCACATTCGTGTGTGTTTTCACTG GTAAAATAGTAAACGAAGACAAAATGAATGAAGATGACACAGTGTCCGGCAATGAATATTTGGCCAACCTTGACTTCATTGAGGGGGTGGAGAAACTGAAAGAGGGTTATGAGAGCGAGGCGTACTGCTCGGACACAGAGGTCGAAAGCAACAAGAAGACCATAACCATGAAAACAGGGCCGTTATGGAAAAATACCCTCTACCAAGAAGACTCTAGCAGTGGTGAAG AAAGAGAAGAACCTATGGAGCTGGCCACAGAACAAGAGGAAATGGAAG TCTGTGACGAGTCCTTAGGCGAGACAAAACTATCCCATAAGCCACATGAAGCATTTAAAGATGCTCAGAGGAAAGTGACCAAACAAATAAGAGAGGATG GTCAAGTGACCTCAGGTCCAAAGCGTTGCTTTGCCATAAAGTCCTCCCAGAGAAGAGTAAAACCGCTAGAAACCACTGACGcacaaaatgagaaaacaagGACAGCTCTGCATGCCAACAATACCCGCAGACTGTTCAACGACGAGGAGACCTGTTACATCATTGACGCGAGACAAGAAGGCAACCTTGGCCGCTACATCAAT CATAGCTGCAGTCCAAATTTGTTTGTCCAGAATGTCTTTGTGGACACGCATGACCTCCGGTTCCCATGGGTGGCGTTCTTCGCCAGCAA GCGCATCAAGGCTGGTACGGAGCTGACGTGGGATTATAACTATGAGGTGGGCAGTGTGGAGGGGAAGGTTCTGCTCTGCTGCTGTGGCTCATTGCGGTGCACAGGAAGACTGCTCTGA
- the setdb1a gene encoding histone-lysine N-methyltransferase SETDB1-A isoform X1, with the protein MSSGKDDNLLRMTKDDLQRWIQAEVERNPHLAQRREQLAQVEEWVKQREKESTYTRLLYSNACESVFECESVMKGLYGMLGLDYRDEDSEEEGGGGPQDVIHITDDDEENRQENSVCNGDDDDDDDIVVIDLGATKETLEPMLEKVTMAIQKSSRLVQDLVQMVNKTSSISTGSPSSDISNRPSSTSTPETSCSESVTPKLEMMNNSIAIVKTESLLKVPEMSSFLSNSGQCKSFASYNSDSRPAIKTEPQLTALTPWEMSISKQHDTTASHNHTSIRLIKTEPQMTELTPWEKNISKHKTAASQIKTEPQLTAVTPSEMSLIPRKRPETIVSANSGSIATIKSEPHLTIIKPEMSSPQSNSKRFEMLSGYNLASIAEIKTEPQIKAVTPEINLLESDFEQSDILNSEFKLKLSKTVEIPSLSGHSEQLKTSAGHNLETDNNETDPHVTPETPLEMSSTIASADTACLEINQAEPESTTTTSEVSQSVSKETENIASDDTTLIETNQTEPEATTVTSPDVSPLPSDSEEPETIASCDLESMDKTEKPTTRSKSAKPSVSTTSPTARLRSSKNSTSVTSTSSPKKGTTKAPSPAKSIDEPSDTEDQPASPIPSDEPPESPSKPPPNQTPTTDETTRNDASAEPSKDKKSSKSSSKSSKSSQAHKEMILKVSMGVLGKRKPNVWCQGTVEEVQTTEKGHKYKVEFKKGKQILLPAHHVAPAKPPVLKDLFVGCRVVASYKDDKGKILYNGAVLVELPERKNRMRFMVFYDDGKAAYLALPDIHVVCKQLKKVWRDIEDEACRSQVKEYLRVYPNPIAVVLRIGQDTRAVRNDKFESCTVLQLDGSLIQICFKKDNQKEWIYKGSDKLEHIVNIKKRLSKEKPQQTALQKTQQLPQQKTQQSPQQKSQEAPQQKTQQPAKTAGNAMPQHNTTSSSTKVASATVTSTTVTSADETPARVTRQSTVTKTPSISPQNIMSAAFQPKVILQKLSKLSLVLPAVGVSKGKSATAISTSNLRSAKRPAPDEEEEYVSEEEEHVSEQEQYKSIYLYHRCCPACLDGVRPSQADMHRGQNPLLIPLLFKFRRMTARRRIDGKVFFHIFYRSPCGRSLCDMQEVQEYLFETRCDFLFLEMFCMDPFVLVNRARPPSTSTGQPHLYLPDISEGKEVVPVPCVNEVDNTLAPNVTYTKDRSPAPGVNINTSLDFLIGCDCTDGCRDRSKCACHQLTIEATSLCSGGPVDVSAGYTHKRLPTSLPTGVYECNPLCRCDPRMCSNRLVQHGMQLRLELFMTQHKGWGIRCRDDVAKGTFVCVFTGKIVNEDKMNEDDTVSGNEYLANLDFIEGVEKLKEGYESEAYCSDTEVESNKKTITMKTGPLWKNTLYQEDSSSGEEREEPMELATEQEEMEVCDESLGETKLSHKPHEAFKDAQRKVTKQIREDGQVTSGPKRCFAIKSSQRRVKPLETTDAQNEKTRTALHANNTRRLFNDEETCYIIDARQEGNLGRYINHSCSPNLFVQNVFVDTHDLRFPWVAFFASKRIKAGTELTWDYNYEVGSVEGKVLLCCCGSLRCTGRLL; encoded by the exons CCACCAAAGAAACCTTGGAACCAATG cttGAAAAGGTGACTATGGCCATTCAGAAGTCATCCAGACTCGTTCAGGACTTAGTCCAGATGGTGAACAAAACTTCCTCCATAAGCACTGGATCACCATCATCCGACATCAGCAACAGACCTTCATCGACCTCGACCCCTGAGACCAGCTGTTCTGAATCTGTCACGCCAAAATTGGAAATGATGAACAACTCGATTGCGATAGTTAAGACAGAATCTTTGTTGAAAGTACCTGAAATGTCCTCATTTCTCAGCAATTCGGGACAATGCAAATCTTTTGCCAGTTATAATTCAGATTCTAGACCAGCAATTAAGACTGAACCTCAACTGACAGCATTAACCCCTTGGGAAATGAGCATTTCAAAACAACACGACACCACTGCTAGTCATAACCATACATCCATACGATTAATTAAGACGGAACCTCAAATGACAGAATTAACACCTTGGGAAAAgaacatttcaaaacacaaaactgCTGCTAGTCAAATTAAGACTGAACCTCAGTTGACAGCAGTGACTCCTTCAGAAATGTCTTTGATTCCTAGGAAACGACCAGAAACTATTGTCAGTGCTAATTCTGGATCCATTGCAACAATAAAATCTGAGCCTCACTTGACAATAATAAAGCCAGAAATGTCTTCGCCTCAAAGTAATTCAAAACGTTTTGAAATGCTTTCCGGTTATAATTTAGCATCCATTGCAGAAATTAAGACTGAACCTCAGATAAAAGCAGTAACTCCTGAGATTAATTTGCTTGAAAGCGATTTTGAACAGTCAGACATTCTGAATTCAGAATTCAAACTTAAATTATCAAAGACTGTTGAAATCCCTTCACTTTCAGGCCATTCAGAACAATTGAAAACTAGTGCGGGTCATAATTTAGAGACTGATAATAATGAGACTGATCCTCATGTGACACCAGAGACCCCTTTAGAAATGTCTTCAACTATTGCCAGTGCCGATACAGCGTGCTTAGAAATAAACCAGGCTGAGCCCGAGTCGACCACAACGACTTCTGAAGTGTCGCAGAGCGTTTCTaaagaaactgaaaatattGCCAGTGACGATACAACATTAATTGAAACAAACCAGACTGAGCCTGAGGCGACCACAGTGACTTCTCCTGATGTGTCACCCTTGCCAAGCGATTCTGAAGAACCTGAAACTATTGCCAGTTGTGATTTGGAATCTATGGACAAGACAGAAAAGCCAACAACAAGGAGCAAATCTGCTAAACCTTCTGTGTCCACAACAAGTCCAACAGCCAGGCTGAGATCTTCAAAAAACTCTACGTCTGTTACCAGCACTTCCAGCCCCAAAAAAGGAACAACAAAGGCACCATCACCTGCAAAGAGTATTGATGAACCCTCTGACACAGAGGACCAGCCTGCTAGTCCTATACCCAGTGATGAACCCCCTGAATCACCCTCCAAACCACCTCCAAACCAAACTCCAACTACTGATGAGACCACCCGCAATGATGCTTCTGCTGAACCTTCCAAAGATAAAAAAA GTTCCAAGTCTTCATCCAAGTCTTCCAAGTCTTCCCAAGCACATAAAGAGATGATCCTCAAGGTCAGCATGGGAGTTTTGGGGAAAAGGAAACCCAACGTGTGGTGTCAAGGAACAGTAGAAGAAGTCCAAACGACTG agAAGGGCCACAAATATAAGGTGGAATTTAAGAAGGGTAAACAGATTCTGTTGCCTGCTCATCATGTGGCCCCTGCAAAGCCTCCTGTGCTTAAGGATTTGTTTGTTGGTTGTCGTGTTGTGGCCAGCTACAAAGATGATAAAGGAAAGATCTTGTATAATGGTGCCGTGCTGGTTGAGCTTCCTGAGCGCAAGAATCGCATGAG GTTCATGGTGTTTTATGATGATGGCAAGGCAGCGTATCTGGCACTGCCAGACATTCATGTTGTCTGCAAACAAT TGAAAAAGGTGTGGAGGGACATCGAGGATGAGGCATGTCGGTCGCAGGTGAAGGAATATCTCCGTGTCTATCCCAACCCCATTGCTGTGGTACTTCGCATAGGGCAAGACACCAGGGCAGTGCGAAATGACAAGTTTGAGTCCTGCACGGTGCTTCAGTTGGATGGCAGCCTGATCCAGATCTGCTTTAAG aaAGACAATCAAAAAGAGTGGATTTATAAAGGATCAGACAAGTTGGAACACATTGTAAATATCAAGAAACGTCTTTCTAAAGAGAAACCGcaacaaactgctctacagaagACTCAACAATTGCCTCAACAGAAAACTCAACAATCACCTCAACAGAAATCGCAAGAAGCGCCTCAACAGAAAACTCAACAGCCTGCTAAAACAG CAGGAAATGCCATGCCTCAGCACAACACAACCTCCTCCTCGACAAAAGTTGCCTCAGCAACTGTTACTTCAACGACTGTCACCTCAGCAGATGAGACTCCCGCACGTGTGACCCGACAATCCACAGTCACCAAAACACCATCTATCTCCCCTCAAAATATCATGTCGGCAGCTTTCCAACCGAAGGTCATCCTCCAGAAGTTGTCTAAGCTCTCGCTCGTCTTACCAGCTGTCGGTGTGTCAAAGGGTAAATCTGCTACAGCAATCAGTACCTCAAATTTAAG AAGTGCAAAACGACCCGCCCCTGATGAGGAAGAAGAGTATGTTTCTGAGGAAGAAGAGCATGTTTCAGAGCAAGAGCAGTACAAGTCTATATACTTGTATCATCGCTGTTGTCCAGCATGTCTGGATGGGGTAAGACCGTCTCAGGCAGACATGCATCGTGGTCAGAATCCTCTTCTTATCCCATTGCTTTTTAAGTTTCGGCGAATGACTGCTCGGAGGCGCATCGATGGAAAG gtgtttttccacattttttatCGTTCTCCATGTGGGCGGAGCCTTTGTGACATGCAGGAAGTTCAAGAATACTTGTTTGAAACACGGTGTGACTTTCTCTTCCTGGAAATGTTCTGTATGGACCCGTTTGTCCTTGTTAATCGTGCCCGACCCCCTTCCACATCAACCGGCCAGCCTCACCTCTACCTGCCGGACATCTCAGAGGGTAAAGAGGTGGTGCCGGTGCCCTGTGTTAATGAAGTGGACAATACGCTTGCTCCTAATGTCACTTACACCAAAGACAGAAGTCCAGCCCCAGGTGTTAACATCAATACAAGCTTAGATTTCTTGATCGGCTGTGACTGCACAGATGGCTGTCGGGACAg GTCGAAGTGCGCATGCCACCAGCTGACCATTGAGGCCACGTCCTTATGCAGTGGCGGTCCAGTAGATGTTAGTGCTGGATACACACACAAGAGGTTGCCAACAAGCTTGCCAACAGG GGTATATGAGTGTAACCCTCTGTGCCGCTGTGACCCAAGAATGTGCAGCAACAGGCTGGTTCAGCACGGTATGCAGCTGCGGCTGGAGCTCTTCATGACACAACACAAGGGATGGGGCATCCGCTGCAGGGATGATGTGGCCAAGGGCACATTCGTGTGTGTTTTCACTG GTAAAATAGTAAACGAAGACAAAATGAATGAAGATGACACAGTGTCCGGCAATGAATATTTGGCCAACCTTGACTTCATTGAGGGGGTGGAGAAACTGAAAGAGGGTTATGAGAGCGAGGCGTACTGCTCGGACACAGAGGTCGAAAGCAACAAGAAGACCATAACCATGAAAACAGGGCCGTTATGGAAAAATACCCTCTACCAAGAAGACTCTAGCAGTGGTGAAG AAAGAGAAGAACCTATGGAGCTGGCCACAGAACAAGAGGAAATGGAAG TCTGTGACGAGTCCTTAGGCGAGACAAAACTATCCCATAAGCCACATGAAGCATTTAAAGATGCTCAGAGGAAAGTGACCAAACAAATAAGAGAGGATG GTCAAGTGACCTCAGGTCCAAAGCGTTGCTTTGCCATAAAGTCCTCCCAGAGAAGAGTAAAACCGCTAGAAACCACTGACGcacaaaatgagaaaacaagGACAGCTCTGCATGCCAACAATACCCGCAGACTGTTCAACGACGAGGAGACCTGTTACATCATTGACGCGAGACAAGAAGGCAACCTTGGCCGCTACATCAAT CATAGCTGCAGTCCAAATTTGTTTGTCCAGAATGTCTTTGTGGACACGCATGACCTCCGGTTCCCATGGGTGGCGTTCTTCGCCAGCAA GCGCATCAAGGCTGGTACGGAGCTGACGTGGGATTATAACTATGAGGTGGGCAGTGTGGAGGGGAAGGTTCTGCTCTGCTGCTGTGGCTCATTGCGGTGCACAGGAAGACTGCTCTGA